In Mariluticola halotolerans, one DNA window encodes the following:
- a CDS encoding DMT family transporter → MSQTAQIPPKAQTEAPPVSRWIGYTLGALGAAFFATKGIVIKLALIENVDALTTLTWRMIIAVPFFALIGWMGYRDKRRKQPDLKIAPITLVKAGLVGMVGYYVASYLDFAGLEYITAQLDRLILLTYPFFVVLFGAIIFRRKVSAAMVAALVVSYSGLIMIFGHELQLGGADVIIGSALVLGAAISFAAYQLLAKPLIDQLGARLFTSVAMSAAGFAVITHFLFVHPLSALALGPNAMWLMLAMGTVSTVLPAYLISASIGIVGPEPTAIMGNVSPVITITMAVTILGEVFSVWHALGAAMVLMGIFTFTRAERRVQKLAQKVPPAV, encoded by the coding sequence ATGTCCCAGACCGCTCAAATACCCCCCAAAGCCCAAACAGAAGCACCCCCTGTCAGCCGCTGGATCGGCTACACGCTCGGCGCGCTCGGCGCAGCCTTCTTTGCCACCAAAGGCATCGTCATCAAGCTGGCCCTGATCGAGAATGTCGATGCGCTCACCACCCTGACATGGCGCATGATTATTGCGGTACCCTTTTTCGCGCTGATCGGCTGGATGGGTTATCGCGACAAACGCCGCAAACAGCCCGACCTCAAGATCGCCCCCATAACCCTCGTCAAGGCAGGCCTTGTGGGCATGGTCGGCTATTATGTCGCCAGTTATCTCGATTTCGCCGGGCTGGAATATATCACCGCCCAGCTTGATCGGCTGATTCTACTGACCTACCCGTTCTTCGTGGTATTGTTCGGGGCGATCATTTTCCGGCGCAAAGTGTCTGCGGCAATGGTTGCAGCCCTTGTGGTTTCCTATAGCGGACTGATCATGATTTTTGGCCATGAACTGCAACTGGGAGGCGCCGATGTGATCATTGGCAGCGCGCTGGTATTGGGTGCCGCGATTTCCTTTGCGGCCTATCAATTGCTCGCCAAACCGCTGATTGATCAATTGGGCGCACGCCTTTTCACCTCGGTGGCCATGTCTGCCGCCGGTTTTGCCGTGATCACCCACTTTCTTTTTGTGCACCCGCTCAGCGCGCTGGCCCTTGGCCCCAATGCCATGTGGTTGATGTTGGCCATGGGCACGGTCTCCACCGTTTTGCCCGCCTATCTGATTTCCGCCTCGATCGGCATTGTCGGCCCGGAACCCACCGCCATCATGGGCAATGTGTCCCCCGTCATCACCATCACCATGGCGGTCACCATTCTCGGGGAGGTTTTCAGTGTCTGGCACGCTTTGGGCGCGGCCATGGTGCTGATGGGGATTTTCACCTTCACCCGCGCCGAGCGGCGGGTGCAAAAGCTTGCCCAGAAAGTGCCACCGGCGGTCTGA
- the odhB gene encoding 2-oxoglutarate dehydrogenase complex dihydrolipoyllysine-residue succinyltransferase, protein MSTDIKVPTLGESVTEATIGEWFKKVGDTVAIDEPLVELETDKVTIEVPSPVAGVLEAISAESGDTVEVGALIGAVAEGGAGAAPAAKAETKSEAKAEAPAAEAKAEPAPAAASEMPAAPSAAKMMAEKNVDPASVEGSGKRGQVLKEDVQAAIAKPAPAKAAPAAVRAPSSAGDAEREERVKMTRLRQTIARRLKDAQNTAAMLTTFNEVDMKPVMDLRSSYKELFEKKHGVKLGFMGFFTKAVTHALKEVPAVNAEIDGDELVYKNFAHIGVAVGTEKGLVVPIVRDADQMSIAEIEKEIGRLGRSARDGQLTMADMQGGTFTISNGGVYGSLMSTPILNAPQSGILGMHKIQERPIVVNGEIVIRPMMYLALSYDHRIVDGKDAVTFLVRIKESLEDPQRLVLDL, encoded by the coding sequence ATGTCCACCGATATTAAAGTACCGACCCTCGGCGAGAGTGTGACCGAAGCCACGATTGGCGAGTGGTTCAAAAAGGTTGGTGACACCGTCGCGATTGACGAGCCGTTGGTGGAGCTTGAAACCGACAAGGTAACGATCGAGGTACCCTCTCCGGTTGCGGGTGTGCTCGAGGCGATTTCCGCCGAGAGCGGGGACACGGTTGAGGTGGGCGCACTGATCGGCGCTGTCGCCGAGGGTGGTGCTGGTGCAGCGCCAGCCGCCAAGGCAGAAACCAAATCCGAGGCCAAAGCAGAAGCGCCCGCCGCTGAAGCAAAGGCCGAACCGGCTCCAGCCGCCGCTTCCGAAATGCCGGCAGCGCCGTCCGCCGCCAAGATGATGGCTGAGAAGAATGTTGATCCTGCATCGGTGGAGGGGTCGGGCAAACGCGGTCAGGTTCTGAAAGAAGACGTGCAGGCTGCGATTGCAAAACCTGCTCCAGCGAAGGCTGCGCCTGCCGCTGTCCGCGCGCCTTCAAGCGCCGGCGATGCCGAGCGTGAAGAGCGGGTGAAGATGACCCGGCTGCGCCAGACCATTGCCCGCCGACTGAAAGACGCTCAGAACACGGCGGCCATGCTGACGACTTTCAATGAAGTCGATATGAAGCCGGTTATGGATTTGCGTAGCAGCTACAAGGAATTGTTTGAGAAAAAGCATGGCGTGAAGCTCGGCTTCATGGGCTTTTTCACCAAGGCTGTGACCCATGCGCTCAAAGAAGTCCCGGCGGTGAATGCCGAGATTGATGGCGATGAGCTGGTCTACAAGAACTTTGCCCATATCGGTGTCGCAGTTGGCACTGAAAAAGGCCTTGTTGTGCCGATCGTGCGTGATGCTGACCAAATGAGCATTGCCGAGATTGAAAAGGAAATCGGCCGTCTGGGCCGGTCTGCGCGTGATGGTCAGTTGACCATGGCGGATATGCAGGGTGGTACCTTCACCATTTCCAATGGCGGCGTTTATGGGTCTCTGATGTCGACGCCGATCCTTAATGCACCACAGTCGGGCATTCTGGGTATGCACAAGATTCAGGAACGGCCCATCGTGGTCAATGGTGAGATCGTCATTCGTCCGATGATGTATCTGGCGCTCAGCTATGATCACCGGATTGTCGATGGCAAGGACGCCGTGACCTTTTTGGTGCGGATCAAGGAAAGCCTCGAGGATCCCCAGCGTCTGGTGCTGGACCTCTAG
- a CDS encoding tyrosine recombinase XerC, with the protein MTDIAFRADKQIQSLIAAWLTDLRSVRRLAPKTLEAYTRDLGQFIAFMNLHTSGPVTLQTLRDMRPGDIRAFMAVRRTGDVHSRSLARTLSALRGFFGYLERQSILANPAISAISTPKQPRTLPKALTINEAKSAISATAELEDNPWVAARDMAVLSLCYGSGLRISEALALTRADLESTAMRVTGKGGKVRLVPLIGPVRKSIDTYLSLCPFALSPNDPMFRGEKGGVLSPRLIQLRVTQLRSALGLPPSATPHALRHSFATHLLGRGGDLRAIQELLGHASLSTTQIYTKVDTEQLLDSYRSAHPRS; encoded by the coding sequence ATGACCGATATCGCCTTTCGCGCCGACAAACAGATTCAGTCCCTGATCGCAGCCTGGCTCACCGATTTGCGCAGCGTGCGCCGGCTCGCGCCAAAAACGCTCGAGGCCTATACCCGTGATCTTGGCCAGTTCATCGCCTTCATGAACCTTCATACCAGCGGCCCCGTCACCCTTCAGACTCTCCGCGATATGCGCCCCGGCGATATCCGCGCCTTCATGGCCGTCCGCCGCACCGGGGACGTGCATTCCCGTTCCCTCGCCCGCACCCTTTCGGCCCTGCGCGGATTTTTCGGCTATCTTGAACGCCAGTCAATTCTCGCCAATCCGGCCATCAGCGCCATCTCCACCCCGAAACAGCCGCGCACACTGCCCAAGGCTTTAACCATCAACGAAGCCAAATCCGCCATCAGCGCCACCGCCGAACTGGAGGACAACCCCTGGGTCGCCGCCCGCGACATGGCCGTCCTCTCGCTTTGCTATGGCAGCGGCTTGCGCATTTCCGAGGCCCTGGCCCTGACCCGCGCCGATCTGGAGAGCACAGCCATGCGCGTGACCGGCAAAGGCGGCAAGGTCCGTCTCGTGCCCCTGATCGGGCCTGTCCGCAAGAGCATCGACACCTATCTCAGCCTCTGCCCGTTCGCCCTCTCGCCAAATGATCCCATGTTCCGGGGCGAAAAAGGGGGCGTGCTGTCACCCCGGTTGATTCAGTTGCGTGTCACCCAATTGCGGTCGGCCCTTGGCCTGCCGCCTTCCGCCACGCCGCATGCCTTGCGCCATTCTTTCGCCACCCATCTGCTTGGTCGCGGCGGCGATCTGCGCGCCATTCAGGAACTGCTTGGCCACGCCTCGCTATCGACCACCCAGATTTATACCAAGGTCGATACGGAGCAATTGCTCGACAGCTATCGCAGCGCCCACCCTCGCTCGTGA
- a CDS encoding 2-oxoglutarate dehydrogenase E1 component — translation MTRQEKNELFLLTSFLYGGNAAYMEDLYARYKANPASVDETWRAFFGKLDDAPGDVAKSAAGPSWGRADWPQAANGELVSAFDGNWGEIAVKTEKKVSEKASARGETLSAADVMQATRDSIHAIMMIRAYRMRGHLHADLDPLKLSTQEDAPELDPASYGFTEADYSREIFIDNYLGLEFATVPQMLEILKRTYCSTVGVEFMHISDPEAKGWIQERIEGPDKEITFTPEGKKAILNKLIEAEGFEKFLDVKYTGTKRFGLDGGESLIPALEQIIKRGGALGVKDIVLGMAHRGRLNVLTQVMGKPHRALFHEFKGGAFYPEDVEGSGDVKYHLGASSDREFDGNEVHLSLTANPSHLEIVNPVVLGKARAKQDQHSAVDGHFVFDTKQTDRSTVLPLLLHGDAAFAGQGVVAECFSLSGLKGHRTGGSIHFVINNQIGFTTSPINSRSSPYPTDVAKMIEAPVLHVNGDDPEAVVYAAKIAIEYRQKFHKPVVIDMFCYRRFGHNEGDEPSFTQPLMYKRIRSHKSTLEIYSEKLIAEGLVSGDEIDQMKADWRARLDGEFDGGQDYKPNKADWLDGAWKNIKTAELDGPRRGDSGVPEDQLKAIGAKLTQVPEGFTPHRTISRFLENRKKAIESGEGIDWATAEALAFGSLVAEGHPVRLSGQDVERGTFSQRHTVLYDQEVDTTYTPLNNVAEGQARYEVINSLLSEEAVLGFEYGYSLAEPNALTLWEAQFGDFVNGAQVVIDQFISAGERKWFRMSGLVLLLPHGYEGQGPEHSSARPERYLQLCAEDNMQIANCTTPANYFHILRRQLKRDFRKPLILMTPKSLLRHKRAVSGLNELGADSCFHRLLWDDAEAPGVAKTEVRLAGDDKIRRVVLCTGKVYYDLLEDREKKGVDDVYLLRLEQLYPFPAKALLDELQRFPNAEIVWCQEEPKNMGAWAFVQPYVEWVLEQLGRPGARPRYIGRAASASTATGLMRNHLLQMQAFLDEAFGE, via the coding sequence TGTGGCAAAGAGCGCCGCCGGACCCAGCTGGGGCCGGGCCGACTGGCCGCAGGCCGCCAATGGCGAGCTCGTATCCGCTTTTGACGGAAATTGGGGCGAAATCGCCGTCAAAACCGAGAAGAAGGTTTCCGAGAAAGCCAGTGCACGCGGCGAGACACTGTCCGCTGCTGATGTGATGCAGGCGACGCGTGATTCCATTCACGCGATCATGATGATCCGGGCCTATCGCATGCGCGGCCATTTGCATGCTGATCTCGACCCCCTGAAGCTGAGCACGCAGGAAGATGCGCCGGAACTCGACCCGGCGTCCTACGGGTTCACCGAGGCTGACTATAGCCGCGAGATTTTTATCGACAATTATCTGGGACTTGAGTTTGCGACAGTGCCGCAAATGCTCGAGATCCTCAAGCGCACCTATTGCTCGACGGTTGGCGTTGAGTTCATGCATATTTCTGATCCCGAGGCCAAAGGCTGGATCCAGGAACGCATTGAAGGACCGGACAAGGAAATCACCTTCACGCCCGAGGGCAAGAAGGCGATCCTCAACAAGCTGATCGAGGCGGAAGGCTTCGAGAAATTTCTTGATGTCAAATATACTGGCACCAAGCGGTTTGGCCTTGATGGCGGCGAAAGCCTGATTCCGGCTCTTGAGCAGATCATCAAGCGCGGTGGCGCACTGGGCGTCAAAGACATCGTGCTGGGCATGGCCCATCGTGGCCGCCTCAACGTTCTGACCCAGGTGATGGGCAAGCCGCACCGGGCGCTGTTTCACGAATTCAAGGGCGGGGCGTTCTACCCCGAAGACGTCGAGGGTTCAGGGGATGTGAAATATCATCTCGGGGCTTCGTCTGATCGTGAGTTCGACGGCAATGAGGTGCATTTGAGCCTCACAGCCAACCCCTCGCATCTCGAAATCGTCAATCCGGTGGTTCTGGGCAAGGCCCGCGCCAAGCAAGATCAACATTCTGCGGTTGATGGTCATTTCGTCTTCGATACCAAGCAGACTGATCGCTCAACAGTGTTGCCGCTTTTGCTGCATGGTGATGCGGCGTTCGCAGGCCAGGGCGTTGTTGCCGAATGTTTTAGTTTGTCCGGACTCAAAGGGCATCGGACAGGTGGTTCGATCCATTTTGTGATCAACAACCAGATCGGGTTTACTACATCGCCGATCAACTCGCGCTCGTCACCTTATCCCACTGATGTTGCCAAAATGATCGAGGCGCCGGTTCTGCACGTGAATGGTGACGATCCGGAAGCCGTGGTTTATGCGGCAAAGATTGCGATCGAATACCGGCAGAAATTCCACAAGCCGGTTGTCATCGACATGTTCTGCTATCGCCGGTTTGGCCATAATGAAGGCGACGAACCGAGCTTTACCCAGCCGTTGATGTACAAGCGTATCCGTTCGCACAAGTCGACGCTGGAAATTTATTCGGAAAAGCTGATTGCCGAAGGTCTGGTTTCGGGCGACGAAATCGACCAGATGAAGGCCGATTGGCGCGCCCGGCTTGATGGCGAGTTTGATGGTGGCCAGGACTACAAGCCGAACAAGGCCGATTGGCTGGACGGTGCGTGGAAAAACATCAAGACTGCCGAACTGGACGGGCCGCGGCGCGGGGATTCCGGGGTTCCGGAAGATCAGCTTAAAGCGATTGGTGCCAAGCTGACGCAAGTGCCTGAGGGGTTCACACCGCACCGGACGATCTCGCGTTTTCTCGAAAATCGCAAGAAAGCCATCGAGTCAGGTGAAGGCATCGACTGGGCCACTGCGGAAGCGCTGGCTTTCGGCTCGCTTGTTGCTGAAGGACACCCGGTTCGTCTCTCCGGTCAGGATGTCGAGCGGGGCACGTTCAGCCAACGGCATACGGTGCTTTACGATCAGGAAGTCGATACGACCTATACGCCGCTCAACAATGTTGCTGAGGGGCAGGCACGTTACGAGGTCATCAATTCGCTTCTGTCGGAAGAGGCTGTGCTCGGGTTTGAGTATGGCTATTCGCTGGCCGAGCCGAATGCGCTGACATTGTGGGAAGCCCAGTTTGGCGATTTCGTCAACGGGGCCCAGGTGGTGATCGACCAGTTCATCTCCGCGGGTGAGCGCAAGTGGTTCCGCATGTCGGGCCTCGTTCTGTTGTTGCCCCATGGCTATGAAGGTCAGGGGCCGGAGCATTCTTCTGCCCGTCCCGAGCGCTATTTGCAGCTTTGTGCAGAAGACAATATGCAGATTGCCAATTGCACCACACCGGCCAATTATTTCCACATTCTGCGCCGACAGTTGAAGCGTGACTTCCGCAAGCCGCTGATCCTGATGACCCCGAAGTCGCTATTGCGCCACAAGCGGGCCGTCTCCGGGCTCAACGAGCTGGGAGCTGACAGTTGCTTCCATCGTCTGTTGTGGGATGACGCGGAAGCACCGGGCGTTGCCAAGACCGAGGTTCGCCTTGCGGGTGACGACAAGATACGCCGTGTGGTCCTTTGTACTGGCAAGGTCTATTATGACCTGCTTGAGGATCGCGAAAAGAAGGGGGTCGATGACGTCTATTTGCTGCGGCTTGAGCAGCTCTATCCGTTCCCGGCCAAAGCACTTCTGGATGAATTGCAGCGGTTCCCGAATGCGGAGATCGTCTGGTGTCAGGAAGAGCCGAAGAACATGGGTGCCTGGGCTTTTGTGCAGCCTTATGTTGAATGGGTTCTGGAGCAGTTGGGCAGGCCCGGTGCTCGGCCCCGTTATATTGGGCGGGCAGCTTCCGCCTCGACAGCGACGGGCCTGATGCGGAACCATCTGCTGCAAATGCAGGCCTTCCTCGATGAGGCCTTTGGCGAATAG
- a CDS encoding VOC family protein, with amino-acid sequence MLKQIKGLHHVTSMAKDARQNNRFFTDTLGLRRVKQTVNFDAPDVYHLYYGDGAGTPGSVMTYFPFPDIGRGRPGTGEVGTTLFSVPEGSLPYWQTRLTDSGAEGLALETAFGENRLLFAGPDADSFALVEVKDDNRTPWTENGVSEDVAIRGFHGATMRLQDDGATGELLKFMGYEPVDKADGVIRFGMPGGNGADFVELETMPDVSRAQLGAGSVHHIAFAVDNREKQLEVRKALLDTGYQVTPVIDRDYFWAIYFRTPGGVLFEVATNEPGFDRDEDTAHLGAALKLPSQHEHLRAFLEGHLQPLDGEGA; translated from the coding sequence ATGCTCAAGCAGATCAAGGGCCTGCATCACGTCACCTCGATGGCCAAGGATGCGCGGCAGAATAACAGGTTCTTTACCGACACGCTCGGGTTGCGCCGGGTCAAGCAGACGGTCAATTTCGATGCGCCGGATGTTTATCATCTTTATTATGGTGATGGCGCCGGCACGCCGGGCAGTGTGATGACCTATTTTCCGTTCCCCGATATTGGCCGCGGCCGTCCGGGGACGGGTGAAGTGGGCACGACATTGTTTTCGGTTCCCGAGGGCTCGTTGCCTTATTGGCAGACCCGGCTGACCGATTCGGGTGCGGAGGGGCTGGCGCTGGAGACGGCGTTTGGCGAAAACAGGTTGCTTTTTGCCGGACCCGATGCCGACAGTTTTGCGTTGGTTGAAGTCAAGGATGACAACCGCACACCCTGGACGGAAAACGGGGTGAGTGAGGATGTGGCCATTCGTGGTTTTCACGGGGCGACCATGCGGCTGCAGGATGATGGCGCCACCGGCGAATTGCTGAAATTCATGGGCTATGAGCCGGTCGACAAGGCTGATGGCGTTATCCGTTTCGGCATGCCGGGCGGCAATGGCGCGGACTTTGTTGAACTGGAAACCATGCCCGATGTGTCCCGTGCCCAGCTTGGCGCAGGGTCGGTGCATCACATCGCCTTTGCTGTCGATAATCGCGAAAAGCAGCTCGAGGTGCGCAAGGCCCTGCTCGATACGGGCTATCAGGTGACGCCGGTGATTGATCGCGATTATTTCTGGGCGATCTATTTCCGCACACCCGGCGGCGTGCTGTTTGAAGTGGCGACCAATGAACCCGGCTTTGACCGCGACGAGGACACAGCCCATCTGGGGGCCGCGCTGAAACTGCCAAGCCAGCATGAGCATTTGCGCGCCTTTCTCGAGGGGCATTTGCAGCCGCTGGATGGCGAGGGGGCTTAA
- the lpdA gene encoding dihydrolipoyl dehydrogenase — protein sequence MADTFDLTVIGTGPGGYVCAIRAAQLGMKVAVVEKWPTFGGTCLNIGCIPSKALLHASEMFEEAAHNFDKLGIDIDGPRLNLEQMMAHKDDTVKANTSGVEYLIKKNKITAFEGHGSIAAPGKVNVINAKGERQTIESKNIVIATGSVSTPLPGIEIDEERVVTSTGALELKKVPEHLLVIGAGVIGLELGSVWARLGAKVTVVEFLDRILPGMDGEVAKQFQRMLQKQGFEFKLGTKVTGIEKTAKGLVAVTEPAKGGDAEKINADVALVAIGRKPFTEGLGLEEVGVTLDERGRVAVDGHYKTNVDGVYAIGDVIAGPMLAHKAEDEGVALAEILAGQAGHVNYGAIPGVVYTNPEIASVGKTEEELKAEGIAYKVGKFPFSANGRAKAMLVPQGFVKILADATTDRVLGGHIVGKNAGEMVHEITVLMEFGGAAEDLARTTHAHPTLSEAVREAALACGLGAIHI from the coding sequence ATGGCGGATACATTCGACCTTACGGTAATCGGCACAGGCCCCGGCGGTTATGTCTGCGCGATTCGCGCGGCACAGCTGGGGATGAAGGTGGCTGTGGTCGAGAAATGGCCGACATTTGGCGGGACCTGCCTGAATATTGGCTGTATTCCCTCAAAAGCCCTGCTGCATGCCTCGGAAATGTTCGAGGAAGCCGCGCATAATTTCGACAAGCTCGGGATCGATATCGACGGGCCGCGCCTCAACCTTGAGCAGATGATGGCGCACAAGGACGATACGGTGAAGGCCAATACGTCCGGCGTCGAGTATCTGATCAAGAAGAACAAGATCACGGCCTTTGAGGGCCATGGCTCGATTGCGGCGCCCGGCAAGGTCAATGTGATCAATGCCAAGGGCGAGCGCCAGACGATTGAATCGAAGAATATCGTTATTGCCACCGGCTCGGTTTCAACACCGTTGCCCGGGATCGAGATTGACGAAGAGCGGGTGGTCACTTCCACCGGTGCGCTTGAGCTCAAGAAAGTGCCAGAACATTTGCTGGTGATTGGCGCCGGTGTTATCGGGCTGGAACTGGGCTCTGTCTGGGCGCGGCTCGGGGCCAAGGTGACCGTGGTTGAGTTTTTGGACCGCATCCTGCCGGGCATGGATGGCGAGGTTGCGAAACAGTTCCAGCGCATGCTGCAAAAGCAGGGCTTTGAGTTCAAGCTCGGCACCAAGGTGACCGGGATCGAAAAAACCGCCAAGGGGCTGGTCGCCGTGACCGAGCCGGCCAAAGGCGGCGACGCGGAAAAGATCAATGCCGACGTGGCCCTGGTCGCTATCGGACGCAAGCCCTTTACTGAGGGGCTGGGACTTGAAGAGGTGGGCGTTACGCTGGACGAGCGCGGCCGGGTGGCCGTTGATGGCCACTACAAAACCAATGTCGATGGCGTTTATGCCATTGGCGATGTGATTGCCGGGCCGATGCTGGCGCACAAGGCCGAGGATGAAGGTGTCGCTCTTGCCGAGATTTTGGCGGGGCAGGCCGGGCATGTGAATTATGGTGCCATCCCGGGCGTGGTTTACACCAATCCCGAGATCGCCTCTGTGGGCAAGACCGAGGAAGAACTTAAAGCCGAAGGCATTGCCTATAAGGTTGGCAAGTTCCCGTTCTCGGCCAATGGCCGCGCCAAGGCGATGCTGGTGCCGCAGGGCTTTGTCAAAATCCTTGCCGATGCCACGACGGACCGGGTGCTGGGCGGGCATATCGTGGGCAAGAATGCCGGTGAGATGGTCCATGAAATTACCGTTTTGATGGAATTCGGCGGTGCCGCCGAAGATCTGGCCCGCACGACCCATGCGCACCCCACCTTGTCCGAGGCGGTGCGTGAGGCGGCTCTGGCTTGCGGTTTGGGGGCCATCCACATCTAG
- a CDS encoding alpha/beta hydrolase: MTDSYIYLEQGGASPDAPLIFTLHGTGGDETQFHGFAQETLPGAQIVSPRGDVSEGGMNRYFKRTGMGVYDMDDLALRTEKLAQFMRGFKGDSGRKTLALGYSNGANIITNLLFAYPDLLDGAVLMHPLIPFDPAPQPGLAGRRILVTAGRSDGISPEGLTEKLLAYFERQNADVTADWHHGGHEVHNSEIAAITAFLAPYRDN, encoded by the coding sequence ATGACCGATAGCTATATCTATCTTGAACAGGGCGGCGCATCTCCCGATGCGCCGCTGATTTTCACCCTGCATGGAACCGGCGGCGATGAAACGCAGTTTCATGGCTTTGCTCAGGAGACCCTTCCGGGCGCGCAGATTGTCAGTCCGCGCGGCGATGTCAGTGAAGGGGGCATGAACCGCTATTTCAAACGCACGGGCATGGGCGTTTACGATATGGATGATCTGGCCTTGCGGACGGAAAAGCTGGCTCAGTTCATGCGCGGGTTCAAGGGCGACAGCGGCCGCAAGACTTTGGCGCTCGGCTATTCGAACGGGGCCAATATCATTACCAATCTGTTGTTCGCCTATCCCGACCTCCTGGATGGGGCGGTGCTGATGCATCCGCTGATCCCGTTTGATCCGGCACCGCAGCCGGGTCTTGCCGGGCGGCGGATTTTGGTGACGGCGGGCCGGTCTGACGGGATTTCGCCCGAGGGACTGACCGAGAAGCTTCTGGCCTATTTCGAGCGCCAGAATGCCGATGTGACCGCAGACTGGCACCATGGCGGGCACGAAGTGCATAATAGTGAAATCGCCGCGATTACGGCGTTTCTGGCGCCTTATCGCGACAATTGA
- a CDS encoding LysE family translocator, whose amino-acid sequence MAFPWIEYAGLMLAFGIGAVAPGPDFAMVLRQSIAHGRQAAIFTSAGIASSILVHGTYTLLGIGLVVSQSILLFSILKFAGAAYLVWLGISALRAPAPTPPAAIDAPARREMGPGRAFGIGFLTNLLNPKAVVFFLALFTTLVQADTALEYKAFYVLSMSAMLLVWFTLVSLFFTTRRVRESFYRSGQWFNRATGAALIFLALRVAVTRQN is encoded by the coding sequence ATGGCGTTTCCGTGGATTGAATATGCTGGTTTGATGCTGGCATTCGGTATCGGTGCGGTGGCACCGGGGCCGGATTTCGCCATGGTTTTGCGCCAGTCCATTGCCCATGGTCGGCAGGCGGCGATTTTTACCAGTGCGGGGATTGCCTCCTCGATCCTCGTGCATGGCACTTATACGCTGCTGGGTATCGGGCTGGTGGTCAGCCAGTCGATCCTGCTGTTCTCTATCCTCAAATTCGCGGGCGCGGCCTATTTGGTGTGGCTGGGGATTTCTGCCCTGCGTGCGCCTGCACCGACGCCGCCCGCCGCGATCGACGCGCCGGCGCGTCGGGAAATGGGGCCGGGACGTGCATTCGGTATCGGCTTTTTGACCAATCTGCTCAACCCCAAGGCTGTGGTGTTTTTCCTCGCGCTGTTCACAACCCTGGTTCAGGCGGATACAGCGCTTGAATATAAAGCGTTCTATGTGCTGTCGATGAGTGCGATGCTGCTGGTCTGGTTCACACTGGTCTCGTTGTTTTTTACCACCCGACGAGTACGTGAAAGCTTTTATCGCAGCGGCCAATGGTTCAATCGGGCCACGGGCGCAGCCCTGATCTTTCTGGCGCTTCGTGTCGCGGTTACACGGCAAAACTGA